The following proteins come from a genomic window of Corynebacterium falsenii:
- the gyrB gene encoding DNA topoisomerase (ATP-hydrolyzing) subunit B, which translates to MGEPTQNNNYGASSITILEGLEAVRKRPGMYIGSTGERGLHHLVWEVVDNSVDEAMAGYAKEVTVTLLADGGVQVVDDGRGIPVEDHPTGPPTVQVVMTQLHAGGKFDSDSYAVSGGLHGVGISVVNALSTRMETEIKRDGYLWRQDFEMAVPKELQQVKKARGTGTTQRFWPDPDIFETVRFDFDTVAKRLQEMAFLNKGLTITLIDERSDQVDKDELEDAAEDAAAPKSAEEKAAEEQAKKGPRKRTYHYPDGLKDYVEFINRKKTPIHPTIVSFDVKGEDHEVEIAMQWNSGFSQSVHTFANTINTFEGGTHEEGFRAALTSLMNRYAREHKLMKEKDGKLSGDDVREGLAAVISVRVGDPQFEGQTKTKLGNTEIKGFVQKAVNEHLADWLDANPAEAKAIINKAVASAHARDAARKARDLVRRKSASDMGGLPGKLADCRSKDPKVSELYIVEGDSAGGSAKSGRDSMFQAILPLRGKILNVEKARMDKVLKNKEVQAIITALGTGIHDEFDITKLRYHKIVLMADADVDGQHIATLLLTLLFRFMRPLVEEGYVYLAEPPLYKLKWGKGEPGYAFSDRERDVMLKEGLEQGRKINKDDGVQRYKGLGEMNAKELWETTMDPVTRTLRRVTLEDAAAADEIFSILMGDDVVARRSFITRNARDVRFLDV; encoded by the coding sequence GTGGGTGAACCAACTCAGAACAACAACTATGGCGCAAGCTCAATCACCATCCTGGAAGGACTGGAGGCTGTTCGTAAGCGCCCCGGCATGTACATCGGTTCAACCGGTGAGCGCGGCCTACACCACCTGGTGTGGGAGGTTGTGGACAACTCGGTGGACGAGGCTATGGCGGGATACGCCAAGGAGGTCACCGTCACGCTGCTGGCCGACGGCGGCGTGCAGGTTGTCGACGATGGCCGTGGCATCCCCGTGGAAGATCACCCCACCGGCCCGCCGACCGTCCAGGTGGTCATGACCCAGCTGCACGCCGGCGGTAAGTTCGACTCGGATTCCTACGCGGTGTCCGGTGGTCTGCACGGCGTGGGCATCTCTGTGGTTAACGCCTTGTCCACGCGCATGGAAACCGAGATCAAGCGTGATGGCTACCTGTGGCGCCAGGACTTCGAGATGGCTGTGCCGAAGGAGCTGCAGCAGGTCAAGAAGGCCCGCGGCACCGGCACCACCCAGCGTTTCTGGCCGGACCCGGACATTTTCGAGACCGTCCGCTTCGATTTCGACACGGTGGCCAAGCGCCTCCAAGAGATGGCATTCCTCAACAAGGGCCTGACCATCACGCTCATCGACGAGCGCTCCGATCAGGTGGATAAGGACGAGCTGGAAGACGCCGCCGAGGATGCAGCCGCGCCGAAGTCCGCTGAAGAAAAGGCTGCGGAGGAGCAGGCGAAGAAGGGTCCGCGCAAGCGCACCTACCACTACCCGGACGGGCTCAAGGACTACGTTGAGTTCATCAACCGGAAGAAGACCCCGATCCACCCCACCATCGTGAGCTTCGACGTCAAGGGCGAGGACCACGAGGTCGAGATCGCGATGCAGTGGAATTCCGGCTTCAGCCAGTCCGTGCACACTTTCGCCAACACGATCAACACCTTCGAGGGAGGCACGCACGAGGAGGGCTTCCGCGCTGCGTTGACCTCGCTGATGAACCGCTATGCCCGGGAGCACAAGCTCATGAAGGAAAAGGATGGCAAGCTCTCTGGCGACGATGTGCGCGAGGGCCTTGCTGCCGTGATTTCCGTGCGCGTGGGCGACCCGCAGTTCGAGGGCCAAACCAAGACCAAGCTGGGCAACACCGAGATCAAGGGCTTCGTGCAGAAGGCGGTCAACGAGCACCTCGCTGACTGGCTGGATGCCAACCCGGCGGAAGCAAAGGCGATCATCAACAAGGCTGTGGCCTCCGCCCACGCCCGCGATGCCGCCCGCAAGGCCCGTGACCTGGTGCGCCGCAAGTCGGCGTCTGACATGGGCGGGTTGCCCGGCAAGCTCGCCGATTGCCGCTCGAAGGACCCGAAGGTCTCCGAGCTGTACATCGTGGAGGGCGATTCCGCAGGTGGCTCTGCGAAGTCCGGCCGCGATTCCATGTTCCAGGCCATCCTGCCGCTGCGCGGCAAGATCCTTAACGTGGAGAAGGCCCGCATGGACAAGGTGCTGAAGAACAAGGAAGTCCAAGCGATCATCACCGCCTTGGGCACCGGCATCCACGACGAGTTCGACATCACCAAGCTGCGCTATCACAAGATCGTGCTCATGGCCGATGCCGACGTGGACGGCCAGCACATCGCCACGCTGCTGTTGACCCTGCTGTTCCGCTTCATGCGCCCGCTGGTGGAAGAAGGCTACGTGTACCTGGCCGAGCCGCCGCTGTACAAGCTGAAGTGGGGCAAGGGCGAGCCCGGCTACGCCTTCAGCGACCGCGAGCGCGATGTGATGCTCAAGGAGGGCCTGGAGCAGGGCCGGAAGATCAACAAGGATGACGGCGTGCAGCGCTACAAGGGTCTGGGCGAGATGAACGCCAAGGAGCTGTGGGAGACCACCATGGATCCGGTGACCCGCACGCTGCGCCGCGTGACCTTGGAAGATGCCGCCGCTGCCGACGAGATCTTCAGCATCCTCATGGGCGACGACGTGGTGGCTCGCCGCAGCTTCATCACCCGCAACGCCCGCGATGTGCGTTTCTTGGATGTCTAA
- the dhaL gene encoding dihydroxyacetone kinase subunit DhaL, with protein MATEDAQHTAQHTDASASSGRIRSFKNDPANFLAESLGGLVNHHPAAEWHDEGFLGQRTPIVTKDGKPAVAVISGGGSGHEPMHAGFLGEGMLNAVCPGLLFTSPNAVQITEATNWADQGAGVLHIVKNYTGDVMNFKVARQGLEGEVETESVLVADDVATALSSADDSDSDTDSNDDGPGRRGTAATILVEKVCGAAAYRGDDLASVAAIGREVAENSASMAAALAPGYLPTSGKDTFDLTAGSMEVGVGIHGERGVSREETTTADSIVDRLLEPVVEDLGLGDGDEVILVVNGLGGTTDLELNLIFGQALQWLADKHIIPVRSMVGTFVTSVNMHGVSLTLTKASSEVVELLDAPTQAPAWPKSLGTGTEFSAAHQVFEEDLPDEGEENEWLTAVVERIQNATDDLTELDRLAGDGDFGQNMDAAFGSVDLPLKGEDTALLDGLAHRLFVRAGGTSGAVLGTMFREMARGMDGSDNSPKDRIAGLNKGLSAAVEAVRDLGGAKPGDNTLVDALVPAAEKLAEIADSAESFEDALEQTYKAAEEGALSTREMVATKGRASYLGDASKGVVDPGAILVSWLFGGTGQVSDFTE; from the coding sequence ATGGCTACTGAAGATGCACAGCACACTGCACAGCACACCGATGCGTCCGCCTCATCCGGTCGCATCCGGTCGTTCAAAAATGACCCAGCCAACTTTCTCGCGGAATCCCTCGGTGGTCTCGTTAATCACCACCCCGCTGCCGAATGGCACGATGAAGGCTTCCTGGGCCAACGAACCCCCATCGTCACGAAGGACGGCAAGCCTGCCGTCGCGGTGATCTCCGGCGGCGGTTCCGGCCACGAGCCCATGCACGCCGGTTTCCTCGGCGAGGGCATGCTCAACGCCGTCTGCCCGGGCCTGTTGTTTACCAGCCCCAACGCGGTACAAATCACCGAGGCCACGAACTGGGCCGATCAGGGCGCCGGCGTGCTTCACATTGTGAAGAATTACACGGGCGACGTCATGAACTTCAAGGTTGCCCGCCAAGGCCTCGAGGGCGAGGTTGAGACGGAGAGCGTGCTCGTCGCCGACGATGTCGCCACAGCTCTGAGCAGCGCAGATGATTCTGATTCTGATACAGACTCCAACGACGACGGCCCCGGCCGCCGCGGCACGGCAGCGACGATCCTCGTGGAAAAGGTCTGCGGCGCCGCTGCCTACCGCGGCGATGACTTGGCTTCTGTCGCCGCCATCGGCCGGGAGGTTGCGGAGAATTCGGCGTCGATGGCAGCGGCTTTGGCCCCGGGCTACCTTCCGACGTCGGGTAAAGACACCTTCGATCTCACCGCCGGTTCCATGGAGGTCGGCGTGGGTATCCACGGCGAGCGTGGCGTGTCTCGCGAGGAGACCACCACCGCTGATTCCATCGTGGATCGTCTGCTCGAGCCCGTCGTGGAGGACCTCGGCCTCGGCGACGGCGATGAGGTTATCCTCGTCGTCAACGGTCTCGGCGGCACCACCGACCTGGAGCTCAACCTCATCTTCGGCCAGGCACTTCAGTGGCTCGCCGATAAGCACATCATCCCCGTGCGCTCGATGGTTGGCACGTTCGTGACCAGCGTCAATATGCACGGTGTGTCCTTGACGCTCACGAAGGCGAGCTCCGAGGTGGTTGAGTTGCTCGACGCCCCAACGCAGGCCCCGGCCTGGCCGAAGTCCTTGGGGACTGGCACGGAGTTCTCTGCCGCACACCAGGTGTTCGAGGAAGATTTGCCCGATGAGGGCGAGGAGAACGAGTGGCTGACGGCCGTGGTGGAGCGGATTCAGAACGCCACGGATGACCTCACGGAACTGGATCGCCTGGCCGGTGATGGCGACTTCGGCCAGAACATGGATGCCGCTTTCGGATCGGTGGACCTGCCGCTGAAGGGCGAGGATACGGCGCTGCTCGACGGGCTGGCGCACCGGTTGTTTGTGCGCGCCGGTGGTACGTCCGGTGCGGTACTGGGCACGATGTTCCGCGAGATGGCTCGTGGCATGGATGGCTCCGATAACAGCCCCAAGGACCGCATTGCGGGCCTGAACAAGGGACTGAGCGCGGCAGTGGAAGCCGTCCGCGATCTGGGCGGCGCGAAGCCTGGCGATAATACGCTGGTCGACGCCCTCGTTCCGGCCGCGGAGAAGCTGGCGGAGATCGCCGACTCGGCGGAGAGCTTCGAGGATGCCCTAGAGCAGACCTACAAGGCCGCCGAGGAGGGCGCGCTGTCGACCCGCGAGATGGTTGCGACGAAGGGGCGTGCGTCCTACCTCGGCGATGCCTCCAAGGGCGTGGTGGATCCGGGTGCCATCCTGGTTTCGTGGCTGTTCGGTGGAACCGGACAGGTATCCGATTTCACCGAGTAG
- a CDS encoding alpha/beta fold hydrolase, whose product MSKSTRSRSTRSSRSAQRRSPEIVPVRMPDASTSGVRLFDAATSSPSSSSAEATGDRQLPLVVIWPGFGMGARYYDPIAWELADRGFPVATGELRGQGSSTAKASRFSRWGYHQLASQDYPRTIHGVKRHLDLPDDYPTVLLCHSMGGQIASLFIARPEAAELNVIGVLGVGAGSPYWGGFGSPEKYRLRFGTYLVRATVALWGYQPEGVLDLAGYGRQAGPHLSEWFRYAHTNRLNKLAGQDMDYEAAKRTVTTPVLLTRFGNDVDCPMASAQNLAADLPHAAAPGSDGPAVEELPGELSHNRWAREPDVVADRLEEFVAQL is encoded by the coding sequence ATGTCTAAGTCCACCCGTTCGAGGTCCACCCGTTCGAGTCGCTCAGCCCAGCGGCGGTCTCCGGAGATTGTTCCGGTGCGCATGCCGGATGCTTCCACCTCAGGGGTTCGGTTGTTCGACGCCGCTACGAGCTCCCCATCCTCGAGCTCCGCTGAGGCGACTGGTGATCGCCAGCTGCCTTTGGTGGTGATCTGGCCCGGTTTCGGGATGGGCGCGCGTTATTATGACCCGATCGCGTGGGAGCTGGCGGATCGCGGTTTCCCCGTGGCAACGGGCGAGCTGCGTGGCCAGGGCTCGTCTACGGCCAAGGCGTCTCGGTTCAGCCGGTGGGGTTATCACCAGCTGGCTTCCCAGGACTATCCGCGCACGATCCATGGGGTGAAGCGCCATCTGGATCTGCCCGATGATTACCCCACGGTGTTGCTGTGCCACTCCATGGGTGGTCAGATCGCCTCACTGTTCATTGCTCGGCCGGAGGCAGCGGAGCTCAACGTGATCGGCGTGCTGGGCGTGGGGGCCGGCAGCCCGTATTGGGGTGGCTTTGGTTCCCCGGAAAAGTATCGCCTGCGCTTCGGCACGTATCTCGTGCGTGCCACGGTGGCGCTGTGGGGTTACCAGCCCGAAGGTGTGCTGGACCTGGCCGGCTATGGGCGCCAGGCGGGTCCGCACTTGAGCGAGTGGTTCCGGTATGCCCACACCAACAGGTTGAATAAACTTGCTGGTCAAGATATGGATTACGAGGCAGCAAAGCGCACGGTAACCACCCCGGTGCTGCTGACCCGCTTCGGCAATGATGTGGATTGCCCGATGGCGTCTGCGCAGAACTTGGCTGCGGATCTGCCCCATGCTGCGGCGCCAGGCAGCGACGGCCCGGCGGTGGAGGAATTGCCGGGGGAGCTGAGCCACAACCGCTGGGCGCGGGAGCCGGACGTGGTTGCTGACCGGCTCGAGGAGTTCGTGGCTCAGCTCTGA
- a CDS encoding DUF721 domain-containing protein, producing the protein MTTDPVARALENLKKAGGTPVSGAPVAASRRKNTTQRRASRRIPTRMDGRADRSYRDPKGFHELVGREIRRQGWQQQFSVHKLMNAWEELVGDKVAAHTRPVSYQQENQQLVVQCDSTPWATQLRLMQRSILQSLARQLGPDVVAELKILGPNIKLPRTGRLRVKGRGPRDDFG; encoded by the coding sequence ATGACCACCGATCCAGTCGCCCGTGCACTGGAGAACCTCAAAAAGGCCGGTGGAACACCTGTGTCTGGGGCGCCCGTAGCGGCGTCGAGAAGAAAAAACACCACACAAAGGCGAGCCAGCCGGCGAATCCCCACGCGGATGGATGGCCGCGCCGACCGGAGTTACCGCGACCCCAAGGGTTTTCACGAACTCGTAGGCAGGGAGATCCGGCGGCAGGGGTGGCAGCAGCAGTTCAGCGTGCACAAGCTCATGAACGCCTGGGAGGAGCTCGTGGGCGACAAGGTCGCGGCGCATACGCGGCCGGTGTCGTACCAGCAGGAGAACCAACAGCTCGTGGTGCAATGCGATTCCACACCGTGGGCCACGCAGCTGCGGCTCATGCAGCGGTCCATTCTGCAATCGCTGGCCAGGCAGCTCGGGCCGGACGTGGTCGCGGAGTTGAAAATCCTAGGCCCGAACATCAAACTGCCGCGAACCGGGCGATTGCGGGTCAAAGGGCGTGGGCCGCGCGATGACTTTGGATGA
- the recF gene encoding DNA replication/repair protein RecF (All proteins in this family for which functions are known are DNA-binding proteins that assist the filamentation of RecA onto DNA for the initiation of recombination or recombinational repair.), whose amino-acid sequence MYVRSLRLSDYRSWQNLDITLSPGVTVFSGPNGHGKTNIVEALGYLSYLGSHRVNSDAALVREGCSVANVSATAVNNGRELTATLAIRAHGANRAHINRATMNSPREILGIVRTTLFSPEDLALVRGEPEQRRAFLDAIMIARYPRLAAVKADYDKALRQRNALLRNSSFALRMALTDAELNDSIASDAESALATLDVWDAQLAALGGQIMSARIQIVHDLAPHLRQTYHDLAPESRPAHICYTSTIDSQLEALGITLNTCDPESELALVSPEIAEATLLQAFADKRPQEVERGTTLLGPHRDDMILMLGTQPAKGFASHGESWSFALSLRLAAFFMQRSDGTEPIVILDDVFAELDNNRRRRLVQLLHKAEQVLITAAVDEDIPEELRALATFFTVEAATGDNGRVSHISAENPDPADTGKDPEDS is encoded by the coding sequence ATGTATGTTCGTTCCCTCCGCCTCAGCGACTATCGCTCGTGGCAGAACCTCGACATCACTCTGTCCCCCGGAGTGACCGTCTTTTCCGGCCCCAACGGTCACGGCAAGACGAACATCGTGGAGGCTCTGGGCTATCTCAGCTATCTCGGCTCCCACCGAGTCAATAGCGACGCAGCCCTGGTCCGCGAAGGCTGCTCCGTGGCGAACGTCTCCGCCACGGCGGTCAATAACGGCCGGGAGCTCACCGCCACCTTGGCGATCCGCGCCCACGGCGCCAACCGCGCTCACATCAACCGCGCCACGATGAATAGCCCGCGGGAGATTCTTGGGATTGTCCGCACCACCCTGTTCTCCCCGGAGGATCTGGCCCTCGTGCGCGGGGAGCCGGAACAGCGCCGGGCGTTCCTCGATGCCATCATGATCGCTCGCTACCCGCGCTTGGCCGCGGTGAAGGCGGATTACGATAAAGCCCTGCGCCAGCGCAACGCCCTACTGCGCAATTCCTCGTTTGCCCTGCGCATGGCACTGACCGATGCCGAGCTCAATGACAGCATCGCCAGTGATGCCGAATCCGCCTTGGCCACCCTCGATGTATGGGATGCGCAGTTGGCGGCACTCGGCGGCCAGATCATGTCCGCCCGCATCCAGATCGTCCACGACCTGGCCCCTCACCTGCGGCAGACCTATCACGACCTCGCCCCGGAATCCCGACCCGCGCATATCTGCTACACGTCCACCATTGATTCCCAGCTCGAGGCCCTCGGGATCACACTTAACACCTGCGACCCAGAGTCCGAGTTAGCCCTGGTCAGCCCCGAGATCGCCGAAGCCACCCTGCTGCAGGCATTTGCGGATAAGCGCCCGCAGGAAGTCGAGCGCGGCACCACCCTGTTGGGTCCGCACCGTGATGACATGATCCTCATGCTCGGCACTCAGCCAGCGAAGGGCTTTGCCTCCCACGGCGAGTCGTGGTCCTTCGCGTTGTCGCTGCGCCTGGCCGCGTTTTTCATGCAGCGCAGCGATGGCACCGAGCCGATCGTCATCCTCGATGATGTCTTCGCTGAGTTGGATAACAATCGCCGACGCCGCCTTGTGCAGCTTCTCCACAAGGCGGAACAGGTATTGATCACGGCGGCTGTCGATGAAGATATCCCCGAGGAGTTGCGTGCGCTCGCTACGTTCTTCACCGTGGAGGCGGCAACGGGGGATAATGGCAGGGTCTCCCACATCAGTGCTGAAAACCCAGACCCCGCAGACACAGGAAAGGACCCTGAGGACTCATGA
- the dnaN gene encoding DNA polymerase III subunit beta, with protein sequence MDQTVSFVVPKDDFSSALGWVARSLPSKPTQPILRGVLINATDDGLELSGFDREVSTRVRINAEVDEPGQILVAGKLASDIVGSLSDKPIRIDYEGTTVVMTSGSSRFELPAMTIEDYPVLPELPAVTGTIDPHLFAEAISQVATAAGRDDTLPMLTGIHVEIDGENMVMVATDRFRLAVRSFQWNPAQADAEATLLIPARTLSDTARSLDSASTDPIEIAVGSGEDIGREGLLGISTETRHTTTRLLDAEFPKYRPLLPTSHTAIATVEIGPLQDAIRRVSLVAERNSQIRMDFKDNSVTLSAGGSDVGSATETLDCAFAGEPLVIAFNPGYLKEGLSAIHTPRVVFGFTMASRPAILLPDQGELPEAREDGAFPTPETDFTYLLMPVRLPG encoded by the coding sequence CGCGGTGTTCTCATCAACGCCACGGATGACGGCCTTGAATTATCAGGATTCGACCGCGAGGTCTCCACGCGCGTGCGCATCAACGCCGAGGTCGATGAGCCCGGCCAGATCCTCGTTGCCGGTAAGTTGGCATCCGATATCGTCGGCTCCCTGTCGGACAAGCCAATCCGCATTGACTACGAGGGAACCACGGTTGTCATGACCAGCGGCAGCTCCCGCTTCGAGCTGCCCGCCATGACCATCGAGGATTACCCAGTTCTCCCGGAACTGCCCGCCGTCACCGGCACGATTGATCCTCATCTGTTTGCCGAGGCCATCTCTCAGGTAGCTACCGCCGCCGGGCGAGATGACACCCTGCCGATGCTCACCGGCATTCACGTGGAGATCGACGGCGAAAACATGGTCATGGTCGCCACCGACCGCTTCCGCCTGGCCGTACGCTCCTTCCAGTGGAACCCCGCCCAAGCCGATGCCGAAGCAACACTGCTCATCCCCGCGCGTACACTCTCCGATACCGCCCGGTCCCTCGACTCCGCGAGCACCGACCCCATCGAGATCGCTGTGGGCTCTGGCGAAGACATCGGCCGTGAGGGACTTCTTGGCATTTCCACGGAAACCCGCCACACCACTACGCGCCTCCTCGATGCAGAGTTCCCGAAGTACCGCCCCCTGCTGCCCACCAGCCACACGGCAATCGCCACCGTGGAGATCGGACCGCTGCAGGATGCGATTCGCCGCGTGTCCCTCGTGGCCGAGCGTAATTCCCAGATCCGCATGGATTTCAAAGACAACTCCGTGACCCTGTCTGCCGGCGGTAGCGACGTGGGCTCCGCGACGGAAACCCTGGATTGCGCCTTTGCAGGCGAGCCCCTAGTCATCGCCTTCAACCCGGGTTACCTCAAGGAAGGCCTCTCTGCCATCCACACCCCGCGCGTGGTGTTCGGCTTCACCATGGCCTCCCGGCCTGCCATCCTGCTTCCCGATCAGGGCGAGCTGCCAGAGGCCCGCGAAGACGGTGCATTCCCCACCCCGGAGACCGATTTCACCTACCTCCTCATGCCGGTCCGCCTACCGGGTTAA
- a CDS encoding glycerol dehydrogenase, giving the protein MTVDKMYTSPSRYVQGIDLIDRAAQYLKPLGTNPLIIADDVVWDIAGSNLEKSLKNDGMNPSHEIFGGEASMKEINRIAESADQGDTDVIIGLGGGKTIDTARAVADHASLPVAIFPTAVSADAPTARVSVIYTEDGVFDSYLFYDRNPDLVAIDTRVIANAPVRTLISGIGDALATSVEARAVARANSRRMDDSARPTLAGLALAEKCEETLFAYAHQAIRDAEQHIPSRALENICEANTLLSGLGFENGGLAAVHAIHNGFTALDGDIHHMTHGEKVAFGVGVQLMLEGAPKDEADKFIGFMQSVGLPTTLEEIHLADASDEDLMRIAELACSDSETLKQMPGEYTPTDVVQAIKAADNYARGLKEAK; this is encoded by the coding sequence ATGACTGTCGACAAGATGTACACCAGCCCTTCCCGCTACGTGCAGGGCATCGACCTCATCGACCGAGCAGCGCAGTACCTCAAGCCGCTCGGCACCAATCCCCTCATCATCGCCGATGACGTGGTGTGGGATATCGCGGGCTCTAATCTGGAAAAATCTCTGAAGAACGACGGCATGAACCCCTCCCACGAGATCTTCGGCGGCGAGGCCTCCATGAAGGAGATCAACCGCATCGCCGAATCTGCGGATCAGGGCGACACGGATGTCATCATCGGCCTCGGCGGCGGCAAAACCATCGACACTGCCCGCGCTGTCGCCGACCACGCATCCCTGCCGGTTGCCATCTTCCCCACCGCTGTGTCCGCAGATGCGCCCACTGCGCGCGTGTCCGTGATCTACACCGAGGATGGCGTGTTTGACTCGTACCTCTTCTACGATCGCAACCCCGACCTCGTGGCCATCGACACCCGAGTGATCGCCAACGCCCCAGTGCGCACCCTCATCTCCGGCATCGGCGACGCCCTCGCCACCAGCGTGGAGGCACGCGCCGTCGCTCGCGCTAACTCCCGGCGCATGGACGATTCGGCCCGGCCCACCCTGGCCGGCCTGGCGCTGGCGGAAAAGTGCGAGGAGACGCTGTTCGCCTACGCCCACCAGGCCATTCGCGACGCCGAACAGCACATCCCCAGCCGCGCCCTGGAGAACATCTGCGAAGCCAATACCCTGCTATCCGGCTTGGGCTTTGAAAACGGTGGCCTCGCTGCCGTTCACGCGATCCACAATGGCTTCACCGCACTGGACGGCGACATCCACCACATGACCCACGGTGAAAAGGTTGCCTTCGGCGTAGGTGTGCAGCTCATGCTGGAAGGTGCCCCGAAGGACGAGGCCGACAAGTTCATCGGCTTCATGCAGTCCGTTGGCCTGCCCACCACCCTGGAGGAAATCCACCTGGCCGATGCCTCTGACGAGGACCTCATGCGCATCGCGGAGCTGGCCTGCTCCGACAGCGAGACCCTCAAGCAGATGCCCGGCGAATACACCCCCACCGACGTGGTTCAGGCCATCAAGGCTGCAGACAACTACGCCCGCGGCTTGAAGGAAGCCAAGTAG